The proteins below come from a single Sorghum bicolor cultivar BTx623 chromosome 4, Sorghum_bicolor_NCBIv3, whole genome shotgun sequence genomic window:
- the LOC8084522 gene encoding 40S ribosomal protein S27 isoform X2, translating to MVLQNDIDLLNPPAELEKLKHKKKRLVQSPNSFFMDVKCQGCLSITTVFSHSQTVVVCPGCQTVLCQPTGGKARLTEGCSFRRKGD from the exons ATG GTTCTCCAGAATGACATCGACCTTCTCAACCCGCCGGCAGAGCTCGAGAAGCTCAAGCACAAGAAGAAGCGCCTCGTCCAGTCCCCTAACTCCTTCTTCATG GATGTCAAGTGCCAGGGATGCTTAAGCAT AACCACTGTTTTCAGCCACTCCCAGACTGTTGTTGTGTGCCCAGGCTGCCAAACTGTCCTCTGCCAGCCCACAGGAGGAAAG GCGAGGCTCACGGAGGGCTGCTCTTTCCGCCGGAAGGGAGACTAG
- the LOC8084522 gene encoding 40S ribosomal protein S27 isoform X1, with amino-acid sequence MVLQNDIDLLNPPAELEKLKHKKKRLVQSPNSFFMDVKCQGCFSITTVFSHSQTVVVCPGCQTVLCQPTGGKARLTEGCSFRRKGD; translated from the exons ATG GTTCTCCAGAACGACATCGACCTCCTCAACCCGCCGGCAGAGCTCGAGAAGCTCAAGCACAAGAAGAAGCGCCTCGTCCAGTCCCCCAACTCCTTCTTCATG GATGTCAAGTGCCAGGGATGCTTCAGCAT AACCACTGTTTTCAGCCACTCCCAGACTGTTGTTGTGTGCCCAGGCTGCCAAACTGTCCTCTGCCAGCCCACAGGAGGAAAGGCGAGGCTCACGGAGGGCTGCTCTTTCCGCCGGAAGGGAGACTAG
- the LOC8084523 gene encoding uncharacterized protein LOC8084523, with product MALASRAPAAGDAEAPLLADTGDAQTAPTSTVIGKALNSTADLAKHLPTGAVLAFEVLSPSFTADGTCTAANRALTGCLIGACALCCFVLCFTDSYRDAATGALRYGFVTPGGRLIPIDGVSPPPPRDDRYRLTVRDVMHGLLSFAVFLAVAMVDRNVVACFYPVESASTRQLLAAVPVAAGAAGSFLFAMFPSTRRGIGFPVAASSS from the coding sequence ATGGCATTGGCGTCCCGAGCACCCGCTGCCGGCGACGCAGAGGCGCCGCTGCTTGCAGACACCGGCGACGCGCAGACGGCACCGACGTCGACCGTCATCGGCAAGGCCCTTAACAGCACCGCCGACCTCGCCAAGCACCTCCCAACGGGCGCCGTGCTGGCCTTCGAGGTGCTGTCGCCGTCCTTCACCGCGGACGGCACCTGCACCGCCGCGAACCGCGCGCTGACGGGCTGCCTCATCGGCGCCTGCGCGCTCTGCTGCTTCGTCCTCTGCTTCACCGACAGCTACCGCGACGCCGCCACGGGCGCGCTGCGGTACGGCTTCGTCACGCCCGGCGGCCGCCTGATCCCCATCGACGGagtgtcgccgccgccgccgcgggacgACAGGTACAGGCTGACCGTGCGCGACGTCATGCACGGGCTGCTGTCGTTCGCGGTGTTCCTGGCCGTGGCCATGGTGGACCGCAACGTGGTGGCGTGCTTCTACCCCGTGGAGTCCGCGTCCACCAGGCAGCTGCTGGCCGCCGTGCCCgtggccgccggcgccgcgggGAGCTTCCTCTTCGCCATGTTCCCGTCCACGCGGCGCGGGATCGGCTTCCCCGTGGCGGCGTCCTCATCCTGA
- the LOC8084524 gene encoding fructose-bisphosphate aldolase 1, cytoplasmic: MSAYCGKYKDELIKNAAYIGTPGKGILAADESTGTIGKRLSSINVENIEENRRALRELLFCAPGALQYLSGVILFEETLYQKTKDGKPFVDVLNEGGVLPGIKVDKGTIEVAGTNKETTTQGHDDLGKRCAKYYEAGARFAKWRAVLNIGPNEPSQLAIDLNAQGLARYAIICQENGLVPIVEPEILVDGPHDIERCAYVTEMVLAACYKALNEHHVLLEGTLLKPNMVTPGSDSKKVAPEVIAEYTVRALQRTVPAAVPAIVFLSGGQSEEEATLNLNAMNKLNTKKPWSLSFSFGRALQASTLKAWAGKEENVEKARAAFLTRCKANSEATLGTYKGDAAAGEGVSESLHVKDYKY; this comes from the exons ATGTCGGCCTACTGCGGAAAGTACAAGG ATGAGCTCATCAAGAACGCCGCATATATTGGCACCCCTGGAAAGGGTATCCTTGCTGCTGATGAGTCCACAGGCACCATTGGCAAGCGACTTTCAAGCATCAATGTCGAGAACATTGAGGAGAACCGCCGTGCCCTTCGTGAGCTCCTCTTCTGTGCCCCTGGTGCCCTCCAGTACCTCAGCGGTGTGATCCTCTTTGAGGAGACCCTCTACCAGAAAACCAAGGATGGCAAGCCCTTTGTTGATGTCCTCAATGAGGGAGGTGTGCTCCCCGGCATCAAGGTTGACAAGGGCACCATTGAGGTTGCTGGCACCAACAAGGAGACCACCACACAAGGCCATGATGACCTTGGCAAGCGCTGCGCCAAGTACTATGAGGCTGGTGCCCGCTTTGCCAAGTGGCGTGCCGTCCTCAACATCGGCCCTAACGAGCCATCACAGCTTGCCATTGACTTGAACGCTCAGGGTCTTGCTCGCTACGCCATCATCTGCCAGGAGAATGGTCTGGTGCCAATTGTTGAGCCTGAGATCCTCGTCGATGGGCCACATGACATTGAGCGTTGTGCCTATGTTACGGAGATGGTCCTTGCTGCCTGCTACAAGGCTCTCAATGAGCACCATGTCCTCCTTGAGGGTACCCTCCTGAAGCCCAACATGGTTACCCCTGGCTCTGACTCCAAGAAGGTGGCTCCTGAGGTGATCGCTGAGTACACTGTGCGTGCCCTCCAGAGGACTGTCCCTGCTGCTGTGCCCGCCATCGTCTTCCTCTCTGGTGGACAGAGTGAGGAGGAGGCCACACTAAACCTGAATGCCATGAACAAGCTCAACACCAAGAAGCCGTGGTCCCTATCCTTCTCATTCGGCCGTGCCCTTCAGGCGAGCACCCTCAAGGCCTGGGCTGGCAAGGAGGAGAACGTGGAGAAGGCCAGGGCTGCCTTCCTCACCAGGTGCAAGGCCAACTCGGAGGCCACCCTCGGCACATACAAGGGTGACGCTGCTGCCGGCGAGGGTGTCTCGGAGAGCCTCCACGTGAAGGACTACAAGTACTGA